In a genomic window of Columba livia isolate bColLiv1 breed racing homer chromosome 4, bColLiv1.pat.W.v2, whole genome shotgun sequence:
- the LOC102090794 gene encoding transmembrane protease serine 11E isoform X4, whose amino-acid sequence MDRATQRLEPWKIAVIVVVVIAGLALIIGLLTFYLCHDQDRYYNASFLITNVKYKPQYERQTTEEFRDLSEEIETMMSAVFKGSFLIKRYIRSHVVSLSPDPGGVLASVVLVFKFVSADSQATSLGHINRVLRIRLQTSSNSLNVDQSTLIITELNKEKGDNLLNNCCGIRKQLFSFSGVERIIDGQRAQEGEWPWQASIQLDGSHRCGASVISNTWLVTAAHCFRGVQDPRRWTASFGILLRPPKQKKYVQRIIVHERYGNFVLDHQYDVAVVELASPIEFTSDVHSVCLPEASHIFPENTSCFVTGWGALENDGQSVNQLRQAEVKIISTEVCNRRAVYNGAITPGMLCAGYLEGKVDACQGDSGGPLVNVNSRGIWYLVGIVSWGDECGKRNKPGVYTRVTYYRDWIASKTGI is encoded by the exons ATCAGGACCGGTATTACAATGCATCGTTCCTAATCACCAATGTCAAGTACAAACCTCAGTATGAAAGACAAACCACAGAAGAGTTCAGAGACCTGAGTGAAGAGATTGAAACCATG ATGTCTGCAGTGTTTAAGGGGTCCTTTCTAATTAAAAGGTACATCAGGTCCCACGTTGTCAGCCTAAG CCCAGATCCTGGTGGAGTGCTGGCATCGGTTGTTCTGGTATTTAAATTTGTCTCGGCTGACAGTCAGGCAACAAGCTTGGGTCACATCAACCGTGTGTTACGCATAAGGCTGCAAACAAGCTCCAACTCCTTGAATGTTGACCAGTCTACCCTTATTATCACAG agttGAATAAGGAAAAGGGAGACAACCTTCTAAACAACT GCTGTGGAATACGCAaacagctgttttccttttcgGGAGTGGAGAGAATAATTGACGGGCAGCGTGCTCAGGAGGGGGAATGGCCGTGGCAGGCTAGTATTCAGCTCGATGGGTCCCATCGCTGTGGTGCATCAGTGATCAGTAATACCTGGCTAGTGACTGCAGCCCACTGCTTTAGAGG AGTACAAGATCCTCGGAGATGGACTGCCAGCTTTGGAATTCTGCTGAGAcctccaaaacagaaaaaatatgtcCAAAGAATTATTGTTCATGAAAGATACGGCAACTTTGTACTTGATCATCAATATGATGTGGCTGTTGTGGAACTTGCCTCTCCTATAGAGTTCACAAGTGATGTGCACAGTGTCTGTCTTCCTGAAGCATCTCACATATTCCCAGAGAACACCTCCTGTTTTGTCACAGGTTGGGGAGCTTTGGAGAATGATG GCCAAAGTGTTAATCAGCTTCGACAAGCAGAAGTGAAAATTATAAGTACTGAGGTTTGTAATAGAAGAGCAGTGTACAATGGAGCGATAACACCTGGAATGTTGTGTGCTGGATACTTAGAGGGGAAGGTGGATGCCTGCCAG GGTGACTCTGGTGGCCCACTTGTGAACGTGAACTCCAGAGGAATCTGGTATCTCGTGGGAATAGTGAGCTGGGGAGATGAATGTGGCAAGCGAAATAAACCAGGAGTGTATACGCGAGTGACTTACTATCGAGACTGGATCGCCTCCAAAACGGGCATTTGA